From a region of the Anaerobranca gottschalkii DSM 13577 genome:
- a CDS encoding UDP-glucose--hexose-1-phosphate uridylyltransferase produces the protein MLELSIEKLLLFGKSRGFFKEEDERYVRNRILEILDYHDYSLPENIIPKLLPDEGKEDILAEIIQWAVDRGIIESDSSLYSDMLDSALMGAMLPRPSEVIENFNDRYRQSPKEATDYLYNLSIDSNYIRKSRTDKNISWVHNCQYGDIQITINISKPEKDIKEIQAEKNAPKTGYPLCLLCPENEGYKGRLNHPARQNLRIIPLILGGEKWFFQYSPYLYYDEHCILLNEKHTPMVIEEKTIIKMLDFLDLFPHYFVGSNADLPIVGGSILHHDHFQGGNYTFPMERAPLKKKLSFPLYPNVKGGILKWPLSVIRLESNDRKALQTIAGEIIEAWRSYSDEKAEILPFTKTEPHNTITPIARIANGCYQLDLVLRNNRCNEFYPEGIFHPHREIHNIKKENIGLIEVMGLAVLPGRLVKEMELIERYLLQREITLEEQKLLDKHLDFCKEIAEKYPKIEEKELKTIIKKEIGEKFVEALKHSGVYKDDQRGLKHFIKFISSIGGVVLEN, from the coding sequence GTGTTAGAACTATCTATTGAAAAACTATTGCTATTTGGAAAAAGTAGAGGTTTTTTTAAAGAAGAAGATGAGAGGTATGTGAGAAATAGGATTTTAGAAATCTTAGATTATCACGATTATTCACTACCGGAAAACATCATCCCTAAATTACTCCCCGATGAAGGTAAAGAAGATATTTTAGCAGAAATTATCCAGTGGGCAGTAGATAGGGGAATAATCGAAAGTGATTCCTCCCTCTATAGTGATATGTTAGATTCTGCCTTAATGGGAGCTATGCTCCCTAGACCATCGGAGGTTATCGAAAATTTTAATGACCGCTATCGCCAATCCCCTAAAGAGGCCACCGATTATCTATATAACTTGAGTATCGATAGTAATTATATCCGGAAAAGTAGAACAGATAAAAATATTAGCTGGGTCCATAACTGCCAATATGGTGATATCCAGATAACCATCAATATATCCAAGCCAGAAAAGGATATTAAAGAAATCCAAGCTGAAAAAAATGCTCCTAAAACCGGCTATCCCTTATGTCTCCTTTGTCCTGAAAATGAAGGTTACAAAGGAAGATTAAATCACCCGGCAAGGCAAAACTTAAGGATTATCCCTTTAATTTTAGGGGGAGAAAAATGGTTTTTCCAGTATTCACCATATTTATATTATGATGAACATTGTATTTTATTAAACGAAAAACACACCCCTATGGTGATAGAGGAAAAGACCATTATCAAAATGTTAGATTTCTTAGACCTTTTTCCCCATTATTTCGTAGGTTCCAATGCCGATTTACCTATTGTCGGTGGTTCTATTTTACACCACGATCATTTTCAAGGGGGAAATTATACCTTTCCAATGGAAAGGGCTCCATTGAAGAAGAAATTATCCTTTCCCCTTTATCCTAATGTTAAAGGTGGTATCTTAAAATGGCCCCTATCGGTGATCCGACTAGAAAGTAATGATAGAAAGGCTTTGCAAACTATAGCTGGGGAAATCATAGAGGCTTGGAGAAGTTACAGTGACGAAAAGGCAGAAATTTTACCCTTTACCAAAACTGAACCCCACAATACGATAACTCCCATTGCCAGGATTGCCAATGGCTGTTATCAACTGGATTTAGTTTTGCGAAATAATCGCTGTAATGAATTCTACCCTGAAGGAATTTTTCACCCCCATCGAGAAATTCACAATATAAAGAAAGAAAATATAGGACTAATTGAAGTGATGGGACTGGCGGTTTTACCTGGCCGGTTAGTAAAAGAAATGGAACTAATAGAGAGATATTTACTTCAAAGGGAGATTACCCTGGAAGAACAAAAGTTACTGGATAAACACCTGGATTTTTGTAAAGAAATAGCGGAAAAATACCCTAAAATCGAAGAGAAGGAATTAAAAACCATCATTAAAAAAGAAATAGGGGAGAAGTTTGTAGAAGCTTTAAAACATTCAGGGGTTTATAAAGATGACCAAAGGGGATTGAAACACTTTATAAAATTCATTTCATCTATAGGGGGAGTTGTCCTTGAAAATTGA